The proteins below are encoded in one region of Deltaproteobacteria bacterium:
- a CDS encoding phenylacetate--CoA ligase, which produces MYWDEKFETMALEEMQDFQLKQLQETVSWVYEKIPFYKNKLDDLGIKPSDIRALKDLARLPFTVKNDLRDHYPFGLCAVPVTDLVWVHASSGTTGKPITGPYTADDLDQWSNCMARNLFAAGVRSNDIVQNAYGMGLFTGGLGFHQGATKVGATIIPTSSGLTERQITIMQDFGTTVLFSTPSYALTIAEKASQMGVNFKNLRLRVGVFGAEPWTMEMRKEIEDRMGLKAHEAYGLTEMMGPGVAFDCAVQDGFLHVNEDHIMIEIIDPVTGEPLPHGTKGELVFTAIQRRAMPLLRYRTRDITLTKREKCACGRTLIKMEKVYGRTDDMLIISGVNVFPSQIESILLEEKEVEPQYVIIVRKKGYLDTLEVNVEAKPDIYQAGAEKIKGVEQKIEARMKGMIGIGIKIRLVSPGTITRSEGKAKRVIDERKM; this is translated from the coding sequence AAAGCAACTTCAAGAAACCGTATCCTGGGTTTATGAAAAAATCCCTTTCTACAAGAACAAGCTGGATGACCTTGGGATTAAGCCATCGGATATCAGAGCCTTGAAAGATCTGGCCCGGTTGCCCTTTACGGTCAAAAACGACCTGAGAGACCATTACCCCTTTGGCCTCTGTGCCGTGCCCGTTACGGACCTGGTATGGGTTCATGCCTCTTCCGGAACCACCGGGAAACCGATCACCGGCCCTTATACGGCCGATGACCTGGATCAATGGTCCAATTGTATGGCCCGGAATTTATTCGCCGCCGGCGTCAGGTCCAACGATATCGTTCAAAATGCCTATGGCATGGGATTGTTTACCGGTGGTTTGGGATTTCACCAGGGGGCGACCAAAGTGGGGGCCACCATCATTCCCACCTCTTCCGGCCTGACTGAACGGCAGATCACCATCATGCAGGATTTTGGGACCACCGTTCTTTTCTCTACCCCTTCCTATGCCCTGACCATCGCCGAAAAGGCCTCTCAAATGGGGGTTAATTTTAAAAATCTCCGGTTACGGGTCGGCGTTTTCGGGGCCGAACCCTGGACTATGGAAATGCGCAAGGAAATTGAAGACCGTATGGGACTCAAAGCCCATGAGGCCTATGGCCTGACCGAAATGATGGGGCCCGGCGTGGCCTTCGATTGTGCAGTCCAGGACGGTTTTCTGCATGTCAATGAAGACCACATCATGATCGAAATTATCGATCCCGTCACCGGCGAACCCCTGCCCCACGGAACCAAAGGAGAACTGGTTTTCACGGCCATCCAACGGCGGGCCATGCCCTTACTGCGCTATCGAACCCGGGACATTACCTTGACCAAACGGGAAAAATGTGCCTGCGGCCGGACCCTGATCAAGATGGAAAAGGTCTATGGCCGGACGGACGATATGCTGATTATCAGCGGGGTCAACGTCTTCCCTTCTCAGATCGAAAGCATCCTCCTGGAAGAAAAAGAGGTTGAGCCCCAATATGTTATTATTGTCCGGAAAAAAGGATACCTGGACACATTGGAAGTGAATGTGGAGGCCAAACCCGATATCTATCAGGCCGGGGCGGAAAAAATCAAGGGAGTGGAGCAGAAAATCGAAGCCCGCATGAAGGGGATGATCGGGATCGGCATCAAGATCCGTCTGGTTTCCCCAGGAACCATCACCCGCAGTGAGGGCAAGGCCAAGCGGGTTATTGACGAACGGAAGATGTAA